ATTTACTTCCGTTGTATGCttaaatagtaaatataaataactttCAGATTTTGATCTTATTATTTCCCTATTATATGAATTTAAGTGCTTCCTatgataatttaacatttagaaATTAGAATGGTTATCAGTAAAAGTTATATTGACTATGAATAATATTCATTAAAAATTCGATCCTAGTAAAACATTAGATTGTTGCTAAACTACTAGTGTTTAGAGTACTATAGTATTTGGAAGAATTGTAATTATAATCATTTTCAGGCAAGACAAGTCAAGACGACGTATGTTATGTTGTCGCCAAATATGATTATGGAGCACAAGGTGCTCAAGAATTAGACCTACGTAAAAATGAGCGTTACTTGCTCCTTGATGACTCTAAACATTGGTGGAGAGTACAAAGTGCAAGAGGCCAAGCCGGCTATGTGCCAAGTAATTATGTCAAGAAAGAAAAGCCATCCCTTTTTGATAGTATCAAGAAAAAAGTCAAAAAGGGCTCTGGTTCAAAAACTCTACCATCTAGTAATTCACCTTCTAGAGCTGTGGAATCTCCTATTATGGCTAGGCGTTTGCCTGCTGATCCAAGTGAAGCGATAGGTACAGCAGTTGTCAAATATAATTATCAGGCACAACAGGCAGATGAATTATCACTTGTCAAAGGCACTAGAATCCTAATATTAGAAAAGAGCAATGATGGTTGGTGGAGAGGTCAAAGTGGCACTCAAGCAGGTTGGTTTCCATCAAATTATACGCAAGAAGAGGGAGATGCAGATGATACTCTTCATACATATGCAATGGCAGAAAATGTTCTTGACATTGTTGTGGCACTATACTCATTTTCTTCTAATAATGACCAAGAACTGTCTTTTGAGAAGGGCGATCGTTTAGAAATTCTTGACCGTCCACCAGCAGATCCTGAATGGTATAAAGCAAGGAATAGCCAAGGGCAAATAGGTCTTGTGCCACGTAATTATCTTCAGGAACTCAGTGAATATTTGACACAACCATATCGTGAGCGAGGAATGACAAGTAGTGAAATTAGTACAGGAGATTCCCTCGAAAGAAGGCCAGACCCTGGTGATAGACCACATCTTGTTGGAAAACCTTGGTATTATGGTAGTATTTCACGCTCGCAATGTGACACACTGCTGAATCAACATGGCCATGATGGCGATTTTTTAATTAGAGATAGCGAAACAAATGTatgtataaatgaaaatattatatcacaataaataatatatttaataacttTTGAAATATACTAAAATAATGAGGTAAATAAGTTTCaactataaattttaaatattataatttttaggtGGGAGATTATTCAGTATCTTTGAAAGCTCCAGGACGTAATAAGCACTTTAGGGTACATGTGGAAGGAGCACTATATTGCATCGGTCAAAGAAAATTCCATACACTAGACCAGTTGGTAGACCATTACCAACGAGCGCCTATTTATACTAACAAGCAGGGTGAGAAGTTATACTTGGTACGCCCATTGCCAAAAGGCAACCCCAGTAGCAATGGTTGCTAGGTGAATTCGTGCCATGAGACGGTCCATGCGCTTTGAAATGTATCTTTGAGATACGCGACGCCTGCCTAGTAATATCAATATCACACATCTCGTATGTTTATACATAACAATTAACATAATTGGTGAACTCATATATTAGTGTTTCCTGATTGTTTGTCCATTTACactgataaataatttattactctAAGTAATTGCCACCAGCAATTCTTACCATTCATTGGAGCTTCCAAACTATTTAGCAAACAAAGCTAAAAAGCTAAGAGATAcgaataaaacgtttgtacggCAGCTATATGACTTGACTAGTTGACACAAGGCTTCTCTTTATATCCATATGTAATTGTAAAACACAACCGACCATGTTATTacgattaataatatatttacaacTACACGTAATGTAGACTGCAAATGTAACAATGAAATAACGGTTAATTATCATGCAATTATGACCGATTAAATGGATCTCTACTCTGAATCTATTGGTATTGAATTACGACAAAGACTAAGTGTTCATTTGTgattttgtatttattagaaatttttaagtaaataaaCTGTATTTAAGTGTGCATCAGGTAACATGTAGTTTTTTTCTTCATCCCTTTAGAACATGCATTACTATATACATTTTAAGAAACctagttttattttattcaaattttgaatatatttttctttctactaTTTATGATGTatagataataatattattaaatatttataaatattttttattatataaataatttttaaaaatagaaattttttttaagctTGTGTGAAAAGTGTTCTACTTGGTACAAAGTCATGAGTGCTAATAAATTATGATGCAATTAAATTGTATAAATCAAGAATGATTGTAGTAGGTACATTACTCACATAGTTGGTAACAAATATTAATCTTTATTTAACGTGTATATTATATTCataaataaaagtattattttagtTATATGAATAAGAGATTGGTGCTCCTGGGGATAAAAGTTAATGGCACTAATTGCCAATAAGGTCACGTATATAAACAATTGCCCTAATCTAAACATATTTTAGGTCTGCATTATTTGTTCGTAACTCCATTAAAAACTTATGCTTACTTAATCATAAGAAAGGATTGTTCGAATTTCTTGTCATGTTGCTCACACCAGAACCAACCTGAAAAAGCTTATATATgcttaaatgtatttaaaaaattaaaaaagaaaaacgaagaaaagaaaagacacTAAATATGTACCATGAAAGGATTTGCATGATATGCTGGAAGAGTGGGTTGCCACACTTTGTTTGTCATTAATTGACTAAACTGAATGACATCTCTATTACTGGATGGTCCAATACCTACCCATTGAGGGTCTAAAATATTTATactgtttaatttatttaaaaattttcatataCCGTATTTTATGCTATCAAAATAAGAACTTACCATTATTCATAGGAAATTGTACTGGTTTAAATGGATTAATAGGATTACATAGAGAGGTATCAATTGATTGTGTATTATTATTGACTACATTGGCTGATGGTCGCCATAAATCACCAGTTGCAAAAGGATTTGAGATTACATGTGTAGTTTGATTTCCTACACTCCAAATTGAATTTGAAGCTGAAAAATAagcaataaaataattttttaatgtacTAATACAGTAAATTaataacagaaattatacgattACCATTATTAGCATTCCATGTAGGTGTATTTAATGTTGTAGTATCATCTTTTAGTTGAGTTTGTTTCATTAAAGAATCTAAGTCTTTCAGTGCCGCATAACGATCTTCTGATGGTGGCATATATGCTCCATTTGCATTCGTTGTATTTATGGAATTTCCTGTAGTCTGATTAAATGGACTTGATGATTCAACATCTAAATAAAGAGTAAAACattgatattaaaattatattacattaatCCATACAGAAAAGTAtagaatattttcttaatttaCTTGTATTTTTTGAACTATTAAAAATAGGATTGTTGTCAAAATTGGCAAAGAATGGCTGAGGTACGATTGGTTGACTGTGTTTGTTCGTAGGCATTGTAGTAGTAATAAATGGGTCAGGAACTTTGCTGAAATCAGCTACAAAATCTGtcgaaaaattattagaattaaCTGACTCAGAATTGTTTGTTTTCTGAGCTGATATAGGAGATAAAGTAGACGTCCCAGAATGTGGAACCCTTGGAATGTTTGTTTGAATTGACAATTGTGATTTTTGATTTGCCATGGACGGATCCAAGTAATATCTTTTAAGTTCGTATTTTGCACTCATTAGATCTTTCATTTTTTGTTCATCTTTTGTATCTAAGGTTTGAGAGGAATTTGGATTCATCAAGCCTAACCATATCCTCCTGCAGTATTCGTTACCACGTTCCCTTATAAAATCTATTTCCTCTTGTGTAAATGTTGCCATAGAAATAGATTTTACTCTATGTGGTGGTGTCAAGCCCCGCCTGCAATTATAAACAAAGCTACTGACAGAAATGTTTATTTCCCCATGAATGAATAGAACCTTCCATTTTAAAATTAGTCGAATTTatctttatttctaattttatttattctaaaaagttattataagtatttaaaaataaattgctgCAAACCTCATTACAATGATAGGAATTAAATTAGAATTAGaactgtaataaaataaaatatcctaACCATAGATATTATAAACTTAACCACAATAAAACTGGTTTATTCTATCAACAATGTTTCTGAATAGATGAATCTTaacttttgtattttaatataatattaaatcattttctgtttattaagaaaatttttacaTATGTAATTGACATTTTACTTTTacctaatttattaatatttattttgcaaTATGTACAGAATATACAGCTCTTGGCGACCAAACAATTCAAAATAATCTTTAAAATAGTCTTTACTTTATTTAAATAACTCAACTACtttatgaaaatgaatatttatatagtttatataatttttaaaataaattac
The sequence above is drawn from the Ptiloglossa arizonensis isolate GNS036 chromosome 1, iyPtiAriz1_principal, whole genome shotgun sequence genome and encodes:
- the Dock gene encoding SH2/SH3 adaptor protein dock isoform X1, with translation MAAMKHGKTSQDDVCYVVAKYDYGAQGAQELDLRKNERYLLLDDSKHWWRVQSARGQAGYVPSNYVKKEKPSLFDSIKKKVKKGSGSKTLPSSNSPSRAVESPIMARRLPADPSEAIGTAVVKYNYQAQQADELSLVKGTRILILEKSNDGWWRGQSGTQAGWFPSNYTQEEGDADDTLHTYAMAENVLDIVVALYSFSSNNDQELSFEKGDRLEILDRPPADPEWYKARNSQGQIGLVPRNYLQELSEYLTQPYRERGMTSSEISTGDSLERRPDPGDRPHLVGKPWYYGSISRSQCDTLLNQHGHDGDFLIRDSETNVGDYSVSLKAPGRNKHFRVHVEGALYCIGQRKFHTLDQLVDHYQRAPIYTNKQGEKLYLVRPLPKGNPSSNGC
- the Dock gene encoding SH2/SH3 adaptor protein dock isoform X2; this encodes MSSLKIGKTSQDDVCYVVAKYDYGAQGAQELDLRKNERYLLLDDSKHWWRVQSARGQAGYVPSNYVKKEKPSLFDSIKKKVKKGSGSKTLPSSNSPSRAVESPIMARRLPADPSEAIGTAVVKYNYQAQQADELSLVKGTRILILEKSNDGWWRGQSGTQAGWFPSNYTQEEGDADDTLHTYAMAENVLDIVVALYSFSSNNDQELSFEKGDRLEILDRPPADPEWYKARNSQGQIGLVPRNYLQELSEYLTQPYRERGMTSSEISTGDSLERRPDPGDRPHLVGKPWYYGSISRSQCDTLLNQHGHDGDFLIRDSETNVGDYSVSLKAPGRNKHFRVHVEGALYCIGQRKFHTLDQLVDHYQRAPIYTNKQGEKLYLVRPLPKGNPSSNGC
- the Drongo gene encoding arf GTPase activating protein drongo isoform X2 — protein: MMASAKRKQDEKNLKILRELVSQPGNKECFDCHQRGPTYVNMTIGSFVCTSCSGMLRGLTPPHRVKSISMATFTQEEIDFIRERGNEYCRRIWLGLMNPNSSQTLDTKDEQKMKDLMSAKYELKRYYLDPSMANQKSQLSIQTNIPRVPHSGTSTLSPISAQKTNNSESVNSNNFSTDFVADFSKVPDPFITTTMPTNKHSQPIVPQPFFANFDNNPIFNSSKNTNVESSSPFNQTTGNSINTTNANGAYMPPSEDRYAALKDLDSLMKQTQLKDDTTTLNTPTWNANNASNSIWSVGNQTTHVISNPFATGDLWRPSANVVNNNTQSIDTSLCNPINPFKPVQFPMNNDPQWVGIGPSSNRDVIQFSQLMTNKVWQPTLPAYHANPFMVGSGVSNMTRNSNNPFL
- the Drongo gene encoding arf GTPase activating protein drongo isoform X1 — protein: MMASAKRKQDEKNLKILRELVSQPGNKECFDCHQRGPTYVNMTIGSFVCTSCSGMLRGLTPPHRVKSISMATFTQEEIDFIRERGNEYCRRIWLGLMNPNSSQTLDTKDEQKMKDLMSAKYELKRYYLDPSMANQKSQLSIQTNIPRVPHSGTSTLSPISAQKTNNSESVNSNNFSTDFVADFSKVPDPFITTTMPTNKHSQPIVPQPFFANFDNNPIFNSSKNTNVESSSPFNQTTGNSINTTNANGAYMPPSEDRYAALKDLDSLMKQTQLKDDTTTLNTPTWNANNASNSIWSVGNQTTHVISNPFATGDLWRPSANVVNNNTQSIDTSLCNPINPFKPVQFPMNNDPQWVGIGPSSNRDVIQFSQLMTNKVWQPTLPAYHANPFMLFQVGSGVSNMTRNSNNPFL